One genomic segment of Hordeum vulgare subsp. vulgare chromosome 2H, MorexV3_pseudomolecules_assembly, whole genome shotgun sequence includes these proteins:
- the LOC123425854 gene encoding uncharacterized protein LOC123425854: protein MATLLPMQSSFPSFIQACSKLLMDEISANKRARLDTRPEATATALAVGHTPGSALADQSPSGDRSSTDRGKSPTASPAGESDRGGRGRGRGRGSTAGRGTPPPGPAALPAGFFAPYGALLPNVLGARPPWAAPNAAGVLGPRPPPSHQAYPMAARPTPGHGPSWEKYHQLYTALQNLMLKQQHAGGTPDWFLDTGATSHVAGPSHGESDHEIK from the exons ATGGCTACCCTCCTTCCCATGCAATCGTCGTTCCCTTCCTTCATCCAAGCGTGCTCCAAGCTCCTCATGGACGAAATCTCCGCCAACAAACGCGCCCGCCTCGACACGCGTCCTGAGGCCACCGCCACTGCTCTCGCCGTCGGACACACCCCTGGCAGCGCTCTTGCCGACCAGAGCCCCTCAGGCGATCGCTCCTCCACCGACCGGGGCAAGAGCCCCACCGCCTCTCCTGCCGGCGAGAGCGACAGAGGAGGCCGCGGCCGTGGACGCGGCCGCGGCTCCACTGCTGGACGCGGCACACCACCACCAGGACCTGCAGCACTGCCAGCTGGCTTCTTCGCCCCCTACGGCGCCCTCCTCCCCAACGTGCTCGGCGCCCGCCCGCCCTGGGCGGCCCCCAACGCCGCCGGTGTACTCGGTCCTCGCCCGCCACCGTCCCATCAGGCCTACCCCATGGCCGCTCGTCCCACTCCCGGCCACGGGCCGTCCTGGGAAAAGTACCACCAGCTGTATACGGCGCTCCAAAACTTGATGCTCAAGCAACAGCACGCCGGCGGCACGCCGGACTGGTTCCTTGACACAGGCGCCACATCGCACGTTGCAG GACCTAGCCACGGGGAGAGTGATCATGAGATCAAGTAG